In one Rutidosis leptorrhynchoides isolate AG116_Rl617_1_P2 chromosome 8, CSIRO_AGI_Rlap_v1, whole genome shotgun sequence genomic region, the following are encoded:
- the LOC139861150 gene encoding probable serine protease EDA2 has protein sequence MRVSIWFVLMFSVCNALSSSRISERMHSSSNYLTTDELWFNQTLDHFSPYDHRRFGQRYYEYLDEFRLPDGPIFLKICGESSCGGISNDYLRVLAKKFGAAVVTLEHRYYGKSSPFKSLTTKNLQYLSSKQALYDLAVFRQFYQNSLNLKLNRTNVENPWFVFGVSYAGALSAWFRLKFPHLTCGSLASSGVVLAVYNFTQFDQQVGESAGPECKAVLQEVTQLVEQKLASNGKALKAVFGATELKIDGDFLYFLADAAAIAFQYGNPDKLCTPMIEAKKAGDDLVNAYSKYIKEYYIESFGAEVQTYNQENLKRTTPGSNESADRLWWFQVCTEVAYFQVAPANDSIRSSKVNTRYHLDLCKNVFGDGVYPVVDDTNLYYGGTDIAGSKIVFTNGSQDPWRHASKQVSSPNMPSYIITCDNCGHGTDLRGCPQSPLVPEGNSKNCSSPDAVNKVRQKVIEQIDLWLSQCVEVGKGSA, from the exons ATGAGGGTTTCAATTTGGTTTGTGTTGATGTTTAGTGTTTGTAATGCCTTGTCTTCTTCACGAATTTCGGAACGCATGCACAGTAGCAGCAATTATTTGACTACCGATGAATTATGGTTCAATCAGACTCTTGATCATTTTTCACCTTAT GATCATCGAAGATTCGGACAGCGATATTATGAATATTTAGATGAATTCAGGCTTCCTGATGGTCCAATTTTCTTAAAAATATGCGGTGAATCTTCGTGCGGTGGCATATCGAACGATTATCTTCGT GTATTAGCAAAGAAGTTTGGAGCTGCTGTGGTTACGCTCGAGCATCGGTATTATGGAAAGAGTTCACCATTTAAATCTCTAACTACTAAAAATCTACAATATCTTTCATCTAAACAGGCATTATATGACTTGGCTGTTTTCCGACAATTTTATCAG AACTCGTTAAATCTGAAACTAAACAGAACGAATGTTGAAAATCCATGGTTCGTTTTTGGTGTATCTTATGCTGGAGCTCTTAGTGCATGGTTTCGTTTGAAGTTTCCACACCTCACGTGTGGCAGTCTTGCAAGTTCTGGTGTAGTTCTTGCGGTTTACAACTTCACACAATTTGATCAACAG GTTGGTGAGTCTGCAGGACCTGAATGTAAAGCCGTATTGCAAGAAGTAACTCAACTTGTTGAACAAAAGCTTGCATCAAATGGTAAAGCACTAAAGGCCGTATTTGGTGCCACCGAG CTAAAAATAGATGGCGACTTCTTGTATTTTCTAGCTGATGCTGCAGCTATAGCC TTTCAATATGGAAATCCTGATAAACTGTGCACCCCCATGATTGAAGCAAAGAAGGCGGGAGATGATCTAGTG AATGCATATTCAAAATACATAAAGGAATATTATATTGAAAGTTTTGGAGCTGAAGTTCAAACATATAACCAAGAAAACTTAAAAAGGACCACCCCGGGTTCAAACGAGTCTGCTGATCGGTTATGGTGGTTCCAAGTTTGTACTGAAGTTGCATATTTTCAAGTGGCACCAGCAAATGATAGCATCCGCTCTTCAAAAGTTAACACAAG GTACCATTTGGATTTATGCAAGAATGTTTTCGGAGACGGTGTATATCCAGTTGTTGATGATACGAATTTGTACTATGGGGGCACAGACATTGCCG GATCGAAAATAGTTTTCACTAACGGATCACAAGATCCTTGGCGACatgcatccaagcaagtatcatctCCAAATA TGCCATCGTATATAATCACTTGTGACAATTGTGGTCATGGAACCGATCTAAGAGGATGCCCACAATCTCCTTTAGTTCCTGAAG GGAACTCTAAAAACTGTAGCTCACCTGATGCGGTTAATAAAGTAAGACAAAAGGTTATAGAACAGATAGATCTATGGTTATCACAGTGCGTCGAGGTCGGTAAGGGTTCCGCTTAA
- the LOC139862892 gene encoding probable serine protease EDA2 gives MRVSIWFVLMFSVCNALSSSRISERMHSSSNYLTTDELWFNQTLDHFSPYDHRRFGQRYYEYLDEFRLPDGPIFLKICGESSCGGISNDYLRVLAKKFGAAVVTLEHRYYGKSSPFKSLTTKNLQYLSSKQALYDLAVFRQFYQNSLNLKLNRTNVENPWFVFGVSYAGALSAWFRLKFPHLTCGSLASSGVVLAVYNFTQFDQQVGESAGPECKAVLQEVTQLVEQKLASNGKALKAVFGATELKIDGDFLYFLADAAAIAVSFICSQHCLFRVYIIF, from the exons ATGAGGGTTTCAATTTGGTTTGTGTTGATGTTTAGTGTTTGTAATGCCTTGTCTTCTTCACGAATTTCGGAACGCATGCACAGTAGCAGCAATTATTTGACTACCGATGAATTATGGTTCAATCAGACTCTTGATCATTTTTCACCTTAT GATCATCGAAGATTCGGACAGCGATATTATGAATATTTAGATGAATTCAGGCTTCCTGATGGTCCAATTTTCTTAAAAATATGCGGTGAATCTTCGTGCGGTGGCATATCGAACGATTATCTTCGT GTATTAGCAAAGAAGTTTGGAGCTGCTGTGGTTACGCTCGAGCATCGGTATTATGGAAAGAGTTCACCATTTAAATCTCTAACTACTAAAAATCTACAATATCTTTCATCTAAACAGGCATTATATGACTTGGCTGTTTTCCGACAATTTTATCAG AACTCGTTAAATCTGAAACTAAACAGAACGAATGTTGAAAATCCATGGTTCGTTTTTGGTGTATCTTATGCTGGAGCTCTTAGTGCATGGTTTCGTTTGAAGTTTCCACACCTCACGTGTGGCAGTCTTGCAAGTTCTGGTGTAGTTCTTGCGGTTTACAACTTCACACAATTTGATCAACAG GTTGGTGAGTCTGCAGGACCTGAATGTAAAGCCGTATTGCAAGAAGTAACTCAACTTGTTGAACAAAAGCTTGCATCAAATGGTAAAGCACTAAAGGCCGTATTTGGTGCCACCGAG CTAAAAATAGATGGCGACTTCTTGTATTTTCTAGCTGATGCTGCAGCTATAGCCGTAAGTTTCATTTGTAGTCAACATTGTTTATTCAGAGTATATATAATCTTTTGA